Genomic DNA from Syntrophales bacterium:
TGCTTCAACGACTCGCCTTCATGATACCTGGTTTATTTGACGAAATCGTGAAAATGTTTAAAAAGGTAATCAGTGATCAAGATTGAGCTCCAAGTTGTTGGTCTGGATAGACATTAGCTTTAGGCAGAAAAGGGGTTATAGAGCCCTATTAATTCATTCGTAGGGAGAATTTCCCTGACAAGCTCGACATTGGGCACCGTCTTTTGCGGGATATGCTTCTCTACAGGAAGGGCAAATAGAAAAAATATCACTGAAATGTTCAGTGCGGTACTCTTTTTTTAGCGAAACGGGATGCAATCCGAGTATGGAGGCGCCTGCAGTGACTAGCTCTTGGATAAGAGATTCTGGTATTTTGATTTTTTCCCTCTTTCCTGTGTACCAGTTGTAGATTTCCGGCCAGTTGGAAATTTTGGAAGTGTCGATGAATACTCGGATACCTTCACCTTTTTTCCTATCGTAAAACGTGACGGCGAGTCGCCCAAGATCAATTATTTTCATCATACCATTTCCGATTGTGCAGTGTGTTAGAATCTGAATGGCATCCGGAAGGTAATAAGGGGTTTCACATATTACGTAGTAAGGCTCAGAACCGTAGAAATTTTCCAGTGCTAGCCTTACCATGAAACAACCGAGTATCAACTCCGGTGTCAGATGTCCGTGGAAGGATCTAACAATTTTCAAGTATTCTTCAAATGAGAAACCGTTCAGTTCTTTCATTTTATTATCTGAAAGATGTCTTTCGCCCGCGGATCATCAGCGGTTTTTAGAAGTTCAAAGAGGACCATTTCCGTGCTACTGATCATGGCGCCGGCGGAGACCATTCTCTGAATTCCTACCTCTCTGTTTAGAGGGGATCTGGAAGCTACAGCATCAGCTACCAGGTGAACCTCGTATCCTATCTTCAGAAGATCCAATGCTGTTTGGTAAACACAAACGTGCGCCTCGATACCACAAAGTATAACCTGTTTACGGTTATTTGCATGTATGATTTTCATGAAATTGCTATCGCCGCAGCAACTGAATGTACTTTTTACAATAGGCTTTACATCCGGCATTAGGTCTGTTAATTCGGGGACTGTAGCACCGATCTTAATCTGTTCTGTACAGATGATAGGTACATTCAGTATTCTTATCCCGTTGATTAGTTTTTTGACATTT
This window encodes:
- a CDS encoding hydrolase, with amino-acid sequence MLERENCLLLIIDIQGNLFLAMHNRDSLLTNVKKLINGIRILNVPIICTEQIKIGATVPELTDLMPDVKPIVKSTFSCCGDSNFMKIIHANNRKQVILCGIEAHVCVYQTALDLLKIGYEVHLVADAVASRSPLNREVGIQRMVSAGAMISSTEMVLFELLKTADDPRAKDIFQIIK
- a CDS encoding formylmethanofuran dehydrogenase subunit E family protein — encoded protein: MKELNGFSFEEYLKIVRSFHGHLTPELILGCFMVRLALENFYGSEPYYVICETPYYLPDAIQILTHCTIGNGMMKIIDLGRLAVTFYDRKKGEGIRVFIDTSKISNWPEIYNWYTGKREKIKIPESLIQELVTAGASILGLHPVSLKKEYRTEHFSDIFSICPSCREAYPAKDGAQCRACQGNSPYE